The Fimbriimonas ginsengisoli Gsoil 348 genome window below encodes:
- a CDS encoding amidohydrolase: MTLYTNFHWALTGERQEMLVENGRVVARDTALDATADHISDLGGRWVMPAFVDAHCHILPAGLDLRKLPLGTAATHEEVLDLVRERHEEQPDGWLMAVHYDQNRYPGGHLDRHQLDKISDSRPILLRHVNGHASVANSAALRAANVDESTPNPGGGEFVRDADGRLTGVLLEDAHEIVTNAAPLPTLDEMVEAILLIGKHMRHLGIACASDMMTGRYDLRQELAAYRIAAERGCRIDTRLYLQWKEVFGPRGLPDGELRELAAALDGTRSRVAGIKIFADGAIGSATAAIYGRYSGESANGPVISRNAQEAKGPEGVEVSGQLIYRPERLTEMVRTAHDDGWAVAIHTIGDYATDLVMNAFEATGEPKRHRIEHGMLLSDSQIARMARLGCSLTFQPEFLMRFAHAYRRQLGEERASRLKRVRSVLDAGIPVSFNSDRPIVAGDPWDGILTAEYREGFDPSERCTRTEGVLAYTVAGSQVNGDGRLYGTLEPGSFAEFQVYNDNPMTSASPRSLSV; encoded by the coding sequence ATGACGCTCTACACGAACTTCCACTGGGCGCTGACCGGAGAACGGCAGGAGATGTTAGTGGAAAACGGCCGGGTTGTAGCCCGAGACACCGCGCTTGATGCCACCGCCGACCATATTTCCGATCTCGGCGGCCGCTGGGTTATGCCGGCGTTCGTGGACGCGCATTGCCACATCCTCCCGGCCGGGCTCGACCTCCGAAAGCTTCCTTTGGGGACGGCGGCTACGCATGAGGAAGTGCTCGACCTCGTCCGTGAGCGCCACGAGGAGCAGCCGGACGGTTGGCTGATGGCGGTCCACTATGACCAGAACCGATATCCCGGAGGGCATCTCGACCGGCACCAGCTTGACAAGATTTCCGACTCGCGACCGATTCTCCTGCGCCATGTGAACGGGCACGCTAGCGTCGCGAATTCGGCAGCCTTACGCGCAGCGAACGTGGACGAATCGACGCCAAACCCTGGCGGGGGCGAGTTCGTGCGCGACGCCGACGGCCGGCTAACCGGGGTCCTGCTGGAGGATGCCCACGAAATCGTCACCAACGCGGCTCCGCTCCCGACTCTGGATGAGATGGTGGAAGCGATCCTTCTCATCGGCAAGCACATGCGCCATCTCGGCATCGCCTGTGCGAGCGACATGATGACCGGTCGGTACGATCTCCGGCAGGAATTGGCCGCCTATCGAATCGCGGCCGAGCGGGGGTGTCGCATCGATACCCGGCTCTACCTCCAATGGAAAGAGGTCTTCGGCCCCCGCGGCCTGCCCGATGGCGAGCTGCGCGAGCTGGCCGCAGCGCTGGACGGGACGCGGAGCCGGGTGGCCGGAATCAAGATCTTCGCCGACGGCGCCATCGGCTCCGCAACCGCCGCCATCTATGGCCGGTACTCCGGCGAAAGCGCAAACGGACCCGTTATCAGCCGCAATGCCCAAGAGGCAAAAGGGCCGGAAGGGGTGGAGGTGAGCGGGCAGCTCATCTACCGCCCGGAGCGTCTGACGGAGATGGTTCGAACCGCCCACGACGACGGATGGGCGGTGGCCATTCACACCATCGGCGACTACGCCACCGACCTGGTGATGAACGCCTTCGAGGCCACCGGCGAACCGAAAAGACATCGGATCGAGCACGGCATGTTGCTCAGCGATTCGCAGATCGCTCGAATGGCGCGCCTTGGTTGTTCGCTTACGTTCCAGCCGGAGTTCCTGATGCGGTTTGCTCACGCGTATCGGCGGCAGCTTGGGGAGGAGCGGGCTTCCCGGTTGAAGCGGGTGCGGTCGGTACTCGACGCGGGGATCCCGGTGAGCTTCAATTCCGACCGCCCAATCGTAGCTGGGGATCCCTGGGACGGGATACTCACGGCGGAGTACCGGGAGGGCTTCGACCCATCGGAGCGGTGCACGCGAACCGAGGGGGTCCTCGCCTACACCGTCGCCGGTTCGCAAGTAAATGGAGACGGCCGTCTCTATGGCACGCTCGAGCCGGGCTCCTTCGCCGAATTTCAGGTCTACAACGACAATCCGATGACCTCGGCCTCACCAAGATCGCTAAGCGTGTAG
- a CDS encoding type II toxin-antitoxin system RelE/ParE family toxin, giving the protein MKSFPEGVQGDVGFALYRAQEGKKHVAAKPLKGFGDAGVLEVVATDDGDAYRAVYTVRFAEAVFVLHCFQKKSKSGIATPKQEVELIRSRLKQAEEEYKRWQEKRK; this is encoded by the coding sequence TTGAAATCCTTTCCCGAAGGGGTTCAGGGCGATGTGGGTTTTGCGCTGTATCGAGCCCAGGAGGGCAAGAAACACGTAGCGGCAAAACCGCTAAAAGGATTCGGCGATGCTGGAGTCCTCGAAGTTGTCGCCACTGATGACGGCGATGCTTATCGGGCAGTTTATACGGTGCGGTTCGCGGAGGCTGTCTTCGTTTTGCATTGCTTTCAGAAGAAATCCAAGTCCGGCATCGCAACCCCGAAGCAGGAAGTCGAACTGATTAGAAGCCGGCTTAAGCAAGCCGAAGAGGAGTACAAGCGGTGGCAAGAGAAGAGGAAATGA
- the pckA gene encoding phosphoenolpyruvate carboxykinase (ATP), with protein sequence MSSSTTTLTMPIDLQRAEAVYNPSVETLISDCLAVDECKMASSGAVVAYTGKYTGRTPKDKHIVREPGCENNIWWENTAPMSPDTFAKIGNLFAEYAVGRKLYVIDTFGGADPDHRIAARFIVERPYHALFIKQLLIRPTAEELAKFEPDWTIVDFGKRKMDPATEGTKGDAVIALNFAEKQVLIGGTEYAGEMKKSVFTIMNYLLPLEGVLSMHCSANIGQEGDTALFFGLSGTGKTTLSADPERRLIGDDEHGWTDKGVFNIEGGCYAKCIKLSEEGEPEIFHAIRRGAVLENVVLRPDGTPDYNDDSLTENTRAAYPIEHIENAVLPSMGGHPKNIVFLTADAMGVLPPIARLTPEQAMYYFLNGYTAKVAGTEAGIKEPQAVFSTCFGAPFLPLHPKAYADLLKEKIERHGAKVWLVNTGWTGGPYGVGERMKLRYTRAMLKAAFEGELDEVPYDIDPIFGLHLPTSCPGVPTEVLQPRGTWADPAAYDAKANELKSMFEANIAKFT encoded by the coding sequence ATGTCGTCGTCCACCACCACCCTCACCATGCCAATCGACCTCCAACGGGCCGAAGCCGTTTACAATCCTTCCGTCGAAACCCTGATCAGCGACTGTCTGGCGGTCGACGAGTGCAAAATGGCGAGCAGCGGCGCCGTTGTCGCCTACACCGGGAAGTACACCGGACGAACGCCCAAGGACAAGCACATCGTGCGGGAGCCGGGCTGCGAAAACAACATCTGGTGGGAGAACACCGCCCCGATGTCGCCCGACACCTTCGCCAAGATCGGCAACCTCTTCGCGGAATATGCGGTTGGTCGAAAGCTTTATGTCATCGACACCTTCGGCGGTGCGGATCCCGACCACCGGATCGCCGCTCGCTTCATCGTGGAGCGCCCTTACCACGCTCTGTTCATCAAGCAGCTCCTGATCCGCCCAACCGCCGAGGAGTTGGCCAAATTCGAGCCGGATTGGACGATCGTCGACTTCGGCAAACGAAAGATGGACCCCGCCACCGAAGGGACCAAAGGGGATGCGGTCATCGCCCTCAACTTCGCCGAGAAACAGGTCCTTATCGGCGGCACCGAGTATGCCGGTGAGATGAAGAAGTCGGTCTTCACGATCATGAACTACCTCCTTCCACTGGAGGGAGTGTTGAGCATGCATTGTTCGGCCAACATCGGCCAAGAAGGGGATACCGCACTTTTCTTCGGACTTTCCGGTACCGGAAAGACTACGCTTTCGGCCGACCCGGAGCGCCGGCTTATCGGCGACGACGAGCACGGTTGGACCGACAAGGGGGTCTTCAACATCGAGGGCGGGTGCTACGCCAAGTGCATCAAGCTGAGCGAAGAAGGCGAGCCGGAGATCTTCCACGCGATCCGGCGCGGCGCGGTTCTCGAGAACGTGGTGCTCCGTCCGGACGGCACGCCGGATTACAACGACGACTCGCTCACCGAGAACACACGGGCCGCCTACCCGATCGAGCACATCGAGAACGCCGTGCTTCCAAGCATGGGCGGCCATCCCAAGAACATCGTCTTCCTCACCGCCGATGCGATGGGCGTCCTTCCGCCGATCGCCCGGCTCACGCCGGAGCAGGCAATGTACTACTTCCTCAACGGCTACACCGCCAAGGTCGCCGGGACCGAGGCCGGAATCAAGGAGCCCCAAGCCGTCTTCTCCACCTGCTTCGGCGCCCCGTTCCTGCCTCTCCACCCCAAGGCGTACGCCGACCTGCTAAAGGAGAAGATCGAGCGGCACGGTGCCAAGGTTTGGTTGGTTAATACCGGCTGGACCGGCGGACCGTACGGAGTCGGCGAGCGAATGAAGCTGCGGTATACGCGGGCGATGCTGAAGGCCGCGTTCGAAGGTGAGTTGGACGAAGTCCCCTACGACATCGATCCTATCTTCGGCCTCCACCTACCAACCTCCTGCCCCGGAGTTCCCACCGAAGTCCTCCAACCCCGTGGCACCTGGGCCGACCCCGCCGCCTACGACGCCAAAGCCAACGAGCTAAAGTCGATGTTCGAAGCAAACATCGCCAAGTTCACCTAA
- a CDS encoding DMT family transporter: MLYPLVLIGGVLAVGAGALFVRIGLEAGMTPLQLSLWRLTLASLLLGIWAVFYQPDSPGLNAKDRARLTLAGICLAFHFVTWMTSLEYISVARSTLLVSITPVFAGILGLFVPAMRPTKSFWIGLAIAAFGVVLVTKPATHGPMGHGSFWVGDGMAIAGALLILPYLLLSQRVQEEHGTARTVTWIYSSAAVCLWIVALSVGQQTVPSNPSMWLAVGGMALFPQLVGHTVFNWSLRHFTAGQVASATLLEPVFAAILAWIFLAERIDAPSALGGAILLAGVLVTLKKPHREVC; encoded by the coding sequence GTGCTCTATCCACTCGTGCTGATCGGAGGCGTTCTCGCCGTCGGCGCGGGCGCGCTCTTCGTGCGGATCGGGCTCGAGGCGGGAATGACGCCACTCCAGCTCTCGCTGTGGCGCTTAACCCTGGCATCTCTCCTCCTTGGAATATGGGCCGTATTCTATCAACCCGACAGCCCTGGTCTGAACGCGAAGGACCGGGCTCGACTGACGCTTGCCGGGATCTGCCTCGCCTTTCACTTCGTGACGTGGATGACGTCGTTGGAATACATCTCCGTCGCTCGCTCCACGCTTCTCGTGTCGATCACCCCGGTCTTCGCCGGGATCCTTGGGCTCTTCGTGCCGGCAATGCGTCCTACCAAGTCGTTTTGGATCGGTTTGGCGATCGCCGCCTTCGGCGTTGTCTTGGTAACGAAGCCGGCGACCCACGGACCGATGGGGCACGGCTCATTTTGGGTAGGCGATGGAATGGCCATCGCCGGCGCGCTCTTGATCCTCCCGTACCTCCTGCTTTCTCAGCGGGTGCAAGAGGAACACGGCACGGCGCGCACCGTGACCTGGATCTATTCGTCCGCCGCCGTCTGCCTATGGATCGTGGCGCTCTCGGTCGGCCAGCAAACCGTCCCTTCGAATCCCAGCATGTGGCTGGCGGTCGGCGGCATGGCGTTGTTTCCGCAGCTTGTCGGGCATACGGTATTCAACTGGTCGCTACGCCACTTCACCGCCGGCCAAGTCGCAAGCGCCACCTTGCTCGAGCCAGTCTTCGCCGCGATCTTGGCCTGGATCTTTCTCGCGGAGCGGATCGACGCCCCGTCCGCCCTGGGAGGCGCGATCTTGCTAGCGGGAGTCTTGGTGACGCTCAAGAAGCCCCATCGCGAAGTATGCTAG
- a CDS encoding FAD-dependent oxidoreductase, whose protein sequence is MRELSCDVLIVGGGTGGCAAALAACALGCRVVMAEETDWIGGQLTAQAVPPDEHPWIEQFGCTARYRRYRNLVRSHYREHTPLLGRYRDDLRLNPGGGWVSRLCHEPGIGHQVLQRMLAPYLATGQLRVLLKHVPVEADVDGDEARCVTFVSVGAREELTVWAPYVLDATELGDLLRVTDTEYVVGAESKADTGEEHAVDGPAEPQNVQGLTWVFAMAHDEGSNRVIDRPEQYEGWRAFQPKFWPGPLIGFDDLNPQTNRPRHIPLFSDDWFCLFKYRQIVEPSRFEPGTVPHPVTIVNWPMNDYFLGSVIDVDDDWNPAACDHVPYAGGETSAERLLDAKELSWCLLYWLQTEAPRPDGGVGYPGLYLRPDIMGTDDGFAKAAYIRESRRIVARATVREYDVSAAANPGRDRGREYPDSIGIGAYRVDLHPSTSGESYIDFSSLPFQIPLGALVPVRMKNIIPAAKNIGVTHITNGCYRLHPVEWNIGEAAGLLAAFCWRREMAPARVYENSELTKEFQQLLIDQGVEIEWPQLRAL, encoded by the coding sequence ATGCGCGAGTTAAGCTGCGACGTACTAATCGTGGGGGGTGGTACCGGTGGGTGTGCCGCCGCGCTCGCGGCTTGCGCTCTGGGCTGCCGCGTGGTCATGGCGGAGGAAACCGACTGGATCGGAGGGCAGCTCACCGCTCAGGCGGTGCCGCCCGACGAGCACCCGTGGATCGAGCAGTTCGGTTGCACCGCCCGGTACCGGCGGTACCGAAACTTGGTTCGGTCTCACTACCGGGAGCACACGCCACTCCTAGGCCGTTATCGAGACGACCTTCGGCTCAACCCCGGCGGGGGATGGGTCAGCCGATTGTGCCACGAGCCGGGAATCGGGCATCAGGTGCTTCAGCGGATGCTCGCCCCTTATCTCGCCACCGGCCAACTGCGCGTCCTGCTGAAGCACGTGCCGGTGGAAGCCGACGTCGACGGCGATGAAGCCCGGTGCGTGACCTTCGTTTCGGTCGGCGCTCGCGAGGAGCTTACGGTTTGGGCGCCGTACGTTCTTGACGCCACCGAGCTCGGCGACCTGCTCAGGGTAACCGACACCGAGTACGTGGTGGGCGCGGAGTCCAAGGCCGACACCGGCGAAGAGCACGCCGTGGATGGTCCAGCGGAGCCGCAGAACGTGCAAGGGCTCACGTGGGTATTTGCCATGGCGCACGACGAAGGCTCGAACCGGGTGATCGACCGTCCCGAGCAGTACGAGGGGTGGCGCGCGTTCCAGCCGAAGTTTTGGCCCGGCCCGCTGATCGGCTTCGACGACTTAAACCCTCAAACGAACCGTCCGCGTCACATTCCCCTGTTCAGCGACGATTGGTTCTGCCTCTTCAAGTATCGGCAGATCGTGGAGCCGTCGCGATTCGAGCCTGGAACGGTGCCTCATCCGGTTACCATCGTGAACTGGCCGATGAACGACTATTTCCTCGGCAGCGTGATCGACGTCGACGACGACTGGAATCCGGCGGCCTGCGACCACGTTCCTTACGCGGGCGGGGAGACCTCGGCCGAGCGATTGCTCGACGCCAAGGAGCTTTCGTGGTGCCTCCTCTATTGGCTGCAAACCGAAGCGCCGCGCCCCGATGGTGGAGTCGGGTACCCCGGCCTCTACCTACGACCCGACATTATGGGGACCGACGACGGGTTTGCCAAGGCGGCCTACATTCGGGAGTCACGCCGCATCGTTGCGCGGGCGACCGTGCGCGAGTACGACGTATCCGCTGCCGCCAACCCGGGCCGGGATCGAGGCCGGGAGTATCCGGATTCCATCGGAATCGGGGCGTACCGAGTCGACCTCCATCCAAGCACCAGCGGCGAATCGTACATCGATTTCAGCTCTTTACCGTTCCAGATTCCGCTCGGGGCCCTGGTGCCGGTCCGGATGAAGAACATCATTCCGGCGGCGAAAAACATTGGGGTGACCCACATTACGAACGGCTGCTACCGCCTGCACCCGGTCGAGTGGAATATCGGCGAGGCAGCCGGCCTTCTCGCCGCGTTCTGTTGGCGTCGGGAGATGGCGCCGGCCAGAGTCTACGAAAATTCGGAGCTGACGAAAGAGTTCCAACAGCTCCTTATCGACCAGGGGGTTGAAATCGAGTGGCCCCAGTTACGGGCGCTGTAG
- the gmk gene encoding guanylate kinase, whose translation MARGTLVILSGPSGVGKDTVINAWHARDPRVERVVAYTTRPPRAGELPGIDYHFVTVQEFLRLAEAGAFLEFKEVHGNHYATPLHDMEEMLAAGKIAVLKIDVQGALAVMELRSDAVSVFLMPPSADELERRIRARNLDGPDVIYRRLLNAREEMALAHHYQLQLINDSVEEVVGRLVGVVQ comes from the coding sequence ATGGCGCGCGGCACTCTCGTCATCTTAAGCGGCCCGAGCGGGGTCGGCAAGGACACGGTTATCAATGCGTGGCACGCTCGCGATCCGCGGGTGGAGCGGGTAGTCGCCTACACGACGCGCCCACCTCGGGCCGGCGAATTGCCGGGTATCGACTACCATTTCGTGACCGTTCAGGAATTTCTTCGGCTTGCCGAAGCGGGCGCGTTTTTGGAATTCAAAGAGGTCCACGGCAACCATTACGCAACCCCCCTGCACGATATGGAAGAGATGCTCGCTGCGGGCAAGATCGCCGTTCTCAAGATCGACGTCCAAGGTGCGTTGGCGGTGATGGAGCTGCGGTCCGACGCCGTCTCGGTATTCCTCATGCCTCCCAGCGCCGACGAGCTCGAGCGCCGCATCCGCGCCCGCAATCTCGACGGCCCCGACGTCATCTACCGCCGCCTCCTCAACGCCCGCGAAGAAATGGCCCTCGCCCACCACTACCAGCTCCAACTCATCAACGACTCCGTCGAGGAGGTCGTCGGTCGGTTGGTCGGTGTAGTGCAATAG
- a CDS encoding alpha/beta hydrolase encodes MPLAELHYFSDALGMQTAANVILPNRKFPGPYPVMFLLHGLSDDHTIWLRHTSIERYVSELPLIVVMPNGGRGFYCDAVEGFAYYTAIGVELVDVVRNYFPTTDNWCVSGLSMGGYGAFRLALDRPELFQSATALSAALQFGHQERFDDDQWGREFSRITGPNPIGGKDDLYTKLEALLPDRVPALRIDCGSEDFLIEADRHYHAFLDSKGVAHEYEEHPGEHNWAYWDAQIQPALEFHRRHLGI; translated from the coding sequence ATGCCGCTGGCCGAACTTCACTACTTCTCGGATGCCCTCGGAATGCAGACCGCCGCGAACGTGATCCTCCCGAACCGAAAGTTTCCCGGACCGTATCCGGTCATGTTCCTCCTCCATGGGCTCTCCGACGACCACACGATCTGGCTGCGGCACACCAGCATCGAGCGTTACGTCTCCGAGTTGCCGCTCATCGTGGTGATGCCAAACGGCGGGCGCGGCTTCTATTGCGACGCGGTCGAAGGCTTCGCCTATTACACCGCGATCGGAGTCGAACTGGTGGACGTGGTCAGAAACTATTTCCCCACTACGGACAATTGGTGCGTCTCCGGCCTCTCCATGGGCGGCTACGGCGCGTTCCGGTTGGCGCTCGATCGTCCCGAGCTGTTTCAGTCGGCAACCGCGCTTTCGGCGGCGCTTCAATTCGGGCATCAGGAGCGGTTCGACGATGACCAGTGGGGACGGGAGTTCTCCCGGATTACCGGCCCCAATCCTATCGGCGGGAAAGACGACCTGTATACAAAGCTCGAAGCGCTCCTTCCCGACCGGGTGCCGGCACTTCGGATCGACTGCGGTTCCGAGGACTTTCTCATCGAGGCAGACCGCCACTACCACGCCTTTCTTGATTCGAAGGGTGTCGCGCACGAGTACGAGGAGCATCCCGGCGAGCACAACTGGGCATATTGGGACGCGCAGATCCAGCCCGCGCTGGAGTTCCACCGACGCCACCTGGGAATCTAA
- a CDS encoding transposase gives MDKPKIPLLEPSAISRRQRRLPHWEADNAIYFVTFRLADSLPESAVEAYRLAKEDLLRRKKRAPQEEQREISLGLWRLYETRISELLDSGRGECLLANSTAAMVVRGALQHFDWERYDLYAYAIMPNHVHTVVGLTTVGSLERVLHSWKSFSSNQINRVLGRSGPLWQQESFDHLIRSEADFDRCVKYTLENPDKAGLHDWPWVWSAFSGPSVDHGLGYRLEAGATGGGVQ, from the coding sequence GTGGATAAGCCGAAGATCCCCCTGTTGGAGCCGAGCGCAATTTCCAGACGTCAGAGGCGACTGCCTCACTGGGAAGCCGATAATGCCATCTACTTCGTAACGTTTCGCCTGGCTGACTCGCTGCCGGAGAGCGCAGTTGAGGCATATCGGCTTGCAAAGGAAGACCTTCTGCGGCGCAAAAAACGCGCTCCACAAGAAGAACAACGGGAGATCAGCCTGGGTCTATGGCGTCTTTACGAGACGCGAATCAGCGAACTTCTCGACAGCGGACGAGGGGAGTGCCTTTTGGCCAACTCAACTGCCGCAATGGTCGTTCGTGGCGCATTGCAGCACTTCGATTGGGAAAGATACGATCTGTATGCTTACGCGATCATGCCGAATCATGTCCATACCGTCGTCGGATTGACAACCGTCGGGTCCCTGGAGAGAGTACTCCACTCTTGGAAATCTTTTTCTTCGAATCAGATTAACCGCGTACTGGGACGTAGCGGGCCCCTTTGGCAGCAGGAATCGTTCGATCACCTTATACGCAGCGAAGCTGACTTCGATCGTTGCGTGAAGTACACCTTGGAGAACCCTGACAAAGCTGGACTGCATGACTGGCCTTGGGTCTGGTCGGCCTTTTCAGGACCATCGGTCGACCATGGGTTGGGCTACCGGCTGGAAGCCGGCGCCACGGGTGGGGGCGTGCAATGA
- the coaBC gene encoding bifunctional phosphopantothenoylcysteine decarboxylase/phosphopantothenate--cysteine ligase CoaBC, with the protein MNIVLGVSGSVAAYRAADLARELMRAGHSVRVCLTDSAQKFVTAALFEALTGQACLQDTFEEPDRGRMAHIDWARQADIVVVAPATANTIAKIAHGIGDDMLTTLVLATTAPLVVAPAMNPQMYASEATREAMTKLRERATWVVEPTDGDVACGEHGQGKLAAISQIVEAVQTVARRSKQLEGRKVLITSGPTQEPIDDVRFVSNRSSGKMGAALARAALLMGAEVTVVSGPARAALPLQANIVHVRTAQEMLEAGLAHCADANLIIGAAAVADYRPAVRHRGKIRRSAEPTTLELHPNPDIIAEIAKAAPDAITVGFAAEPSRSLDAARDKLARKGLYAIAANDVSRDGIGFDADQNSLRLITLDSPVVFDSGLMSKLGCALWLLDRVAK; encoded by the coding sequence ATGAACATCGTCCTCGGAGTTTCCGGCTCGGTCGCGGCGTATCGGGCGGCGGATTTGGCTCGGGAGTTGATGCGGGCGGGGCACAGCGTTCGCGTGTGCCTTACCGACTCCGCTCAGAAGTTTGTGACCGCCGCGCTCTTTGAAGCCCTGACGGGACAGGCGTGTCTGCAGGACACGTTCGAGGAGCCGGATCGAGGGCGGATGGCGCATATCGATTGGGCGCGGCAGGCGGATATCGTCGTGGTGGCGCCGGCGACCGCGAACACGATCGCCAAAATCGCCCATGGCATCGGTGACGATATGCTGACGACGTTGGTGCTAGCCACCACCGCCCCACTGGTTGTGGCCCCGGCGATGAACCCGCAGATGTACGCCTCCGAGGCCACGCGCGAGGCGATGACAAAGCTTCGTGAGCGAGCAACCTGGGTTGTGGAACCGACGGACGGCGACGTCGCCTGCGGCGAACATGGGCAAGGAAAGCTCGCGGCAATTTCCCAGATCGTCGAGGCGGTCCAGACCGTGGCACGAAGATCCAAGCAACTTGAGGGACGAAAGGTGCTTATAACGAGCGGCCCTACCCAGGAGCCAATCGACGACGTACGGTTCGTCAGCAATCGGAGCAGCGGCAAAATGGGTGCCGCGCTTGCTCGCGCGGCGCTCCTCATGGGGGCGGAGGTTACCGTGGTGTCGGGGCCGGCGCGGGCCGCGCTTCCGCTTCAGGCGAACATTGTCCATGTCCGCACGGCGCAGGAGATGTTGGAGGCTGGCTTGGCCCACTGCGCGGACGCGAACCTTATCATCGGGGCGGCGGCGGTTGCCGACTACCGGCCCGCGGTCAGGCATCGGGGAAAGATTCGTCGCAGCGCGGAGCCGACGACGCTCGAGCTGCACCCAAACCCCGATATCATCGCGGAGATTGCGAAAGCGGCGCCCGATGCGATCACCGTAGGCTTCGCCGCCGAGCCGAGCCGTTCGCTCGATGCGGCGAGAGACAAGCTCGCGCGAAAGGGGCTCTACGCGATCGCCGCTAACGACGTGAGTCGGGACGGCATCGGATTCGATGCCGATCAGAATTCGCTCCGGCTCATCACGCTCGATAGCCCGGTTGTCTTCGACAGTGGCCTGATGAGCAAACTCGGCTGCGCGCTCTGGCTGTTGGATCGGGTCGCGAAATGA
- a CDS encoding helix-turn-helix domain-containing protein, with protein sequence MIEEIVERGSGNVFADLGLSNPEERLAKAKIASAIQDVIEARGLTQNQAADLMGVDQPKVSKIIRGRLSEFSTERLLHFLICFGLDVEIVIHKRAKPDQRQGAITVAYV encoded by the coding sequence ATGATTGAAGAAATCGTGGAGCGTGGAAGTGGAAACGTGTTTGCCGACTTGGGTCTGTCCAATCCCGAAGAGCGTCTTGCGAAGGCAAAGATCGCCAGTGCTATCCAAGATGTTATTGAAGCGCGTGGTCTTACCCAGAACCAAGCGGCGGATCTAATGGGGGTTGACCAGCCCAAGGTATCCAAGATCATCAGGGGTCGTTTGAGTGAATTCTCCACCGAGCGTTTGCTCCACTTCCTCATATGTTTCGGATTGGACGTGGAGATCGTCATTCACAAGAGGGCCAAGCCCGATCAACGGCAAGGCGCGATCACCGTGGCCTACGTGTGA
- the purS gene encoding phosphoribosylformylglycinamidine synthase subunit PurS — MPTVRVYVTLKPSLLDSAGRTVSGALQKLGFSEVEEVRIGKLIELKVDSYDEVRVKEMCDKLLANPVIEDYRIEP; from the coding sequence ATGCCCACGGTCCGCGTTTATGTGACGCTCAAGCCCTCTCTTCTCGACTCCGCGGGGCGAACCGTCTCGGGCGCGCTTCAGAAGCTTGGATTCAGCGAAGTCGAAGAGGTGCGGATCGGCAAGCTGATCGAGCTGAAGGTCGATTCCTACGATGAAGTCCGGGTGAAAGAGATGTGCGACAAGCTCCTCGCCAACCCGGTCATCGAGGATTACCGCATCGAACCATAA